The Phyllopteryx taeniolatus isolate TA_2022b chromosome 9, UOR_Ptae_1.2, whole genome shotgun sequence genome contains a region encoding:
- the rassf5 gene encoding ras association domain-containing protein 5 isoform X3: MTVNTELTPSMTSSNSMSSGYCSLDDESEDFTFFTAKTSFIRKPKHSVKSEAKEEEEGGVKDLPEEEVCTRVEEYNSRVSENGMKLASDGSYTGFIKVHLRLSRPVTVPAVEVLVPGGPDGSPSQGQERGQGEDRTSFYLPCDCVKQLHISSTTTTREVIQGLLKKFMVLDNPRKFALYRQTHRDGQDLFQKLPLCERPLLLRLIAGPDPEQLSFVLKENETGEVEWHAFSVPELQNFLVILDKEEAERVRAVESKYTMYRCKLQLALQQHDP, from the exons ATGACTGTCAACACGGAGCTGACCCCCTCCATGACCAGCAGTAATAGCATGAGCAGCGGGTACTGCAGCCTGGACGATGAGAGCGAAGACTTCACTTTCTTCACGGCCAAGACGTCGTTCATCCGTAAACCCAAGCATTCTGTTAAG AGTGAGgcaaaggaggaagaggaaggaggtGTAAAAGACCTTCCAGAGGAAGAGGTGTGCACCAGGGTAGAAGAATACAACTCCCGGGTGTCAGAGAATGGCATGAAACTG GCTTCAGACGGCTCTTACACAGGTTTCATCAAAGTCCATCTGAGGCTCAGTCGACCCGTCACAGTGCCCGCTGTGGAGGTGCTGGTCCCTGGAGGCCCTGATGGATCACCGTCACAGGGTCAAGAGCGTGGACAGGGTGAGGACAGAACCTCCTTCTACCTTCCATGTGACTGCGTCAAGCAGCTGCACATCAGCTCCACGACAACCACCAGAGAGGTGATTCAAGGCTTGCTGAAGAAGTTCATGGTGTTGGACAACCCTCGCAAGTTTGCCTTGTACAGACAGACGCATCGCGATGGACAAG ATTTGTTCCAGAAACTTCCTCTGTGTGAGCGTCCTCTTCTTCTGAGACTGATTGCAGGGCCTGACCCCGAGCAGCTCAGTTTTGTCCTCAAGGAAAACGAAACTGGAGAAGTTGAG TGGCATGCCTTCTCCGTCCCGGAGCTCCAAAACTTCCTGGTCATTCTGGATAAGGAAGAGGCGGAGCGTGTGCGAGCGGTGGAGTCTAAATATACAATGTACAGATGCAAACTACAGCTAGCTCTACAACAACACGACCCCTGA
- the rassf5 gene encoding ras association domain-containing protein 5 isoform X2 — protein MPSRWCHHAPPMAQITPGQDGGRRETAVEGKSSRNVGGVTVGRKFLGQVSLHLEEVRGDSEGEVSSACFGQVSRRLGRFLKRLPKSRSWSDGLRILRRSASNGSLLPTSDCTYTCHLECERQVQLDCNQRDNVPEETNFPRSHSSTAEHKSEAKEEEEGGVKDLPEEEVCTRVEEYNSRVSENGMKLASDGSYTGFIKVHLRLSRPVTVPAVEVLVPGGPDGSPSQGQERGQGEDRTSFYLPCDCVKQLHISSTTTTREVIQGLLKKFMVLDNPRKFALYRQTHRDGQDLFQKLPLCERPLLLRLIAGPDPEQLSFVLKENETGEVEWHAFSVPELQNFLVILDKEEAERVRAVESKYTMYRCKLQLALQQHDP, from the exons ATGCCCTCCAGATGGTGCCACCATGCTCCACCCATGGCACAGATAACACCTGGGCAAGACGGAGGGCGCAGGGAGACAGCGGTGGAGGGCAAGTCCAGCAGGAATGTAGGAGGTGTCACGGTGGGCAGAAAATTCCTTGGTCAGGTGTCTCTTCATCTGGAGGAGGTGAGGGGGGACTCGGAGGGGGAGGTCAGCAGCGCCTGCTTCGGGCAGGTGTCACGCCGGCTGGGACGATTTTTGAAGAGATTGCCCAAGTCTCGATCCTGGAGTGACGGCCTCAGGATCCTTCGGAGATCAGCCTCCAACGGGTCGCTGCTCCCCACCTCAG ACTGCACGTACACCTGCCATCTGGAGTGTGAGAGACAGGTCCAGCTGGACTGCAACCAGAGGGACAATGTGCCTGAAGAAACTAATTTTCCCAGAAGCCACTCCTCCACAGCAGAACACAAA AGTGAGgcaaaggaggaagaggaaggaggtGTAAAAGACCTTCCAGAGGAAGAGGTGTGCACCAGGGTAGAAGAATACAACTCCCGGGTGTCAGAGAATGGCATGAAACTG GCTTCAGACGGCTCTTACACAGGTTTCATCAAAGTCCATCTGAGGCTCAGTCGACCCGTCACAGTGCCCGCTGTGGAGGTGCTGGTCCCTGGAGGCCCTGATGGATCACCGTCACAGGGTCAAGAGCGTGGACAGGGTGAGGACAGAACCTCCTTCTACCTTCCATGTGACTGCGTCAAGCAGCTGCACATCAGCTCCACGACAACCACCAGAGAGGTGATTCAAGGCTTGCTGAAGAAGTTCATGGTGTTGGACAACCCTCGCAAGTTTGCCTTGTACAGACAGACGCATCGCGATGGACAAG ATTTGTTCCAGAAACTTCCTCTGTGTGAGCGTCCTCTTCTTCTGAGACTGATTGCAGGGCCTGACCCCGAGCAGCTCAGTTTTGTCCTCAAGGAAAACGAAACTGGAGAAGTTGAG TGGCATGCCTTCTCCGTCCCGGAGCTCCAAAACTTCCTGGTCATTCTGGATAAGGAAGAGGCGGAGCGTGTGCGAGCGGTGGAGTCTAAATATACAATGTACAGATGCAAACTACAGCTAGCTCTACAACAACACGACCCCTGA